One window of the Vanessa atalanta chromosome 22, ilVanAtal1.2, whole genome shotgun sequence genome contains the following:
- the LOC125072636 gene encoding 5-hydroxyisourate hydrolase yields MSHSSCENTYTVTMSRPVLSTHVLDISTGRPAVGMFVELYKKKDNGWTLWHNTVTSSDGRIQFPFSKESMAEGTYKLKFNVEDHYTRSNQETLYPYVEIVFKTKEDEHYHVPLLLSPYGYSTYRGS; encoded by the exons ATGTCACATTCGAGTTGTGAAAATACGTACACTGTGACAATGTCTCGGCCCGTACTGTCTACTCATGTACTAGATATATCCACAGGCCGGCCGGCTGTGGGAATGTTCGTTGAATTATACAAGAAGAAAGACAACGGCTGGACGTTATGGCACAATACAGTGACATCTAGCGATGGAAGGATACAGTTTCCGTTTTCAAAGGAATCTATGGCTGAAGGAACGTACAAACTGAAATTCAACGTCGAGGACCATTACACGAGAAGCAATCAGGAAACTTTGTACCCGTACGTGGAG attGTCTTTAAAACGAAGGAAGACGAACACTACCACGTCCCGTTACTGCTCAGCCCGTACGGCTACTCCACCTACAGAGGAagctaa